The Pseudomonas sp. DG56-2 genome contains a region encoding:
- the gcvP gene encoding aminomethyl-transferring glycine dehydrogenase, producing MPEPGGDMRKASISLGTDNTFIPRHIGPRESDIKAMLALTGHDSLDALIDSVIPSSIKGSSVMELSKGQSESEALAAIKAIAANNQLFRNHIGQGYYPCHTPAPILRNLLENPAWYTAYTPYQPEISQGRLEALLNFQTLVIDLTGMEIANASLLDEATAAAEAMTFCKRLAKNKAAAFFVSAACHPQTLDVIRTRAEPLGIEVVVGDDAQLAKDSLDGYFGLLLQYPASNGDIADHRELVQRAHTAGALVAVAADLLALTLLMPPGEFGADVVLGSAQRFGVPLGFGGPHAAYFATRDSFKRDMPGRLVGVSIDRFGKPALRLAMQTREQHIRREKATSNICTAQVLLANIASMYAVYHGPEGLRQIARRVHRLTSILVQGLQQLGHRIEQASFFDTVSVVTARPAADILAAASNSRINLRPLDEARVGLSLDETCEQQSVETLWQVFAGAGQPLPDFAALASGSDDCLPAALLRQTAFLQHEVFNRYHCETELMRYLRRLADKDLALDRSMIALGSCTMKLNAASEMIPITWPEFGAVHPFAPAEQSQGYQQLTDELEAMLCAATGYDAMSLQPNAGSQGEYAGLLAIRAYHASRGEAGRDVCLIPSSAHGTNPATAQMAGMRVVVVNCDARGNVDVADLQSKAEQHKDHLAALMITYPSTHGVFEDGITRICDIIHAHGGQVYLDGANMNAMVGLCAPGKFGGDVSHLNLHKTFCIPHGGGGPGVGPIGVKAHLAPFLPGHGHMARKQGAVSAAPYGSASILPITWMYIRMMGGEGLKRASQVAILSANYIARRLEEHYPVLYTGENGLVAHECILDLRPLKDSSGISVEDVAKRLIDFGFHAPTMSFPVAGTLMVEPTESESKEELDRFCEAMICIRDEIRAVENGSLDKDDNPLKNAPHCASELVGEWNHRYSRELAVYPQDTLRESKYWPPVGRVDNVYGDRNLACACPPLSTYQDA from the coding sequence ATGCCTGAGCCGGGGGGCGACATGCGCAAAGCATCTATTTCTTTGGGGACGGACAATACGTTCATTCCCCGCCACATCGGACCGCGCGAAAGCGATATCAAGGCCATGCTGGCGCTGACCGGGCATGATTCGCTCGATGCCCTGATCGACAGTGTGATCCCCAGCAGCATCAAGGGCAGCAGCGTGATGGAGCTGTCCAAGGGGCAAAGCGAAAGTGAAGCGCTGGCGGCAATCAAGGCCATTGCCGCGAACAACCAGCTGTTTCGCAACCACATTGGCCAAGGGTATTATCCGTGCCATACGCCAGCGCCGATTTTGCGCAACCTCTTGGAGAACCCGGCCTGGTACACGGCGTACACCCCTTATCAGCCGGAGATCTCCCAAGGACGGCTGGAAGCGCTGTTGAATTTCCAGACGCTGGTCATCGATCTGACTGGCATGGAAATCGCCAATGCGTCGTTGCTCGATGAAGCGACCGCCGCTGCCGAAGCCATGACCTTCTGCAAGCGCCTGGCAAAGAACAAGGCCGCGGCTTTTTTCGTCTCCGCTGCCTGCCATCCGCAAACCCTCGATGTGATTCGTACACGTGCCGAGCCTTTGGGCATCGAAGTGGTCGTCGGCGATGACGCACAGCTGGCCAAGGACAGCCTTGATGGCTACTTCGGTTTGCTGCTGCAATACCCGGCCAGCAACGGCGACATCGCCGACCATCGCGAGCTGGTGCAACGCGCCCATACCGCCGGCGCCCTGGTAGCGGTAGCGGCTGATCTGCTGGCCCTGACGCTACTGATGCCTCCCGGCGAGTTTGGTGCCGATGTGGTGCTCGGCAGCGCCCAGCGCTTCGGCGTGCCACTGGGTTTTGGCGGCCCGCATGCGGCGTACTTCGCCACCCGTGACAGTTTCAAACGCGACATGCCGGGCCGTCTGGTCGGTGTTTCCATCGACCGTTTTGGCAAGCCGGCCCTGCGCCTGGCCATGCAGACCCGCGAGCAACACATCCGCCGCGAGAAAGCCACCAGCAACATCTGCACCGCGCAGGTTCTGCTGGCGAACATCGCCAGCATGTACGCGGTGTATCACGGCCCCGAAGGCCTGAGACAAATCGCGCGGCGCGTACACCGCCTGACCTCGATTCTGGTGCAGGGGCTGCAGCAGCTCGGTCACCGGATCGAGCAGGCGAGTTTCTTCGATACCGTCAGTGTCGTCACCGCCCGGCCTGCGGCGGATATCCTGGCTGCAGCGAGCAATTCGCGCATCAACCTGCGCCCCCTCGATGAGGCTCGCGTCGGCTTGTCGTTGGATGAAACCTGCGAACAACAAAGCGTCGAGACTCTTTGGCAAGTCTTTGCAGGCGCCGGGCAGCCGCTCCCGGACTTTGCTGCACTGGCGTCAGGCAGCGACGACTGTCTGCCCGCGGCATTGCTGCGCCAGACCGCGTTCCTGCAGCACGAAGTATTTAACCGCTATCACTGCGAAACCGAACTGATGCGCTACCTGCGGCGCCTGGCTGACAAGGATCTGGCCCTGGATCGCAGCATGATTGCCTTGGGCTCCTGCACCATGAAGCTCAATGCTGCCAGTGAGATGATCCCCATCACCTGGCCCGAGTTTGGCGCCGTGCATCCCTTTGCACCCGCCGAACAATCACAGGGTTACCAGCAACTGACTGACGAGCTGGAAGCGATGCTCTGTGCAGCTACCGGCTACGACGCCATGTCGCTGCAGCCCAATGCCGGCTCCCAGGGCGAGTACGCAGGGCTGCTGGCGATTCGGGCCTACCATGCCAGCCGTGGCGAAGCGGGGCGCGATGTGTGCCTTATTCCTTCCTCGGCGCACGGCACCAACCCGGCCACTGCGCAGATGGCCGGTATGCGAGTGGTGGTGGTCAATTGTGATGCCCGTGGCAACGTCGATGTCGCCGACCTGCAGAGCAAGGCCGAACAGCACAAGGATCATCTGGCGGCGCTGATGATTACCTACCCCTCGACCCACGGTGTATTCGAGGACGGCATCACGCGCATCTGCGACATCATCCATGCGCACGGCGGCCAGGTGTACCTGGACGGCGCGAACATGAACGCGATGGTCGGCCTGTGTGCCCCGGGCAAGTTTGGCGGCGACGTCTCGCACCTCAACTTGCACAAGACGTTTTGCATTCCCCATGGCGGTGGCGGTCCAGGCGTGGGTCCGATTGGCGTCAAGGCGCACCTTGCGCCGTTTCTGCCCGGTCACGGCCACATGGCGCGCAAGCAAGGCGCAGTCAGCGCCGCACCCTATGGTAGTGCAAGCATCCTGCCCATTACCTGGATGTATATCCGCATGATGGGCGGGGAAGGGCTCAAGCGTGCCTCACAGGTCGCGATCCTCAGTGCCAACTACATTGCCCGGCGCCTGGAGGAGCACTACCCGGTGCTCTACACCGGCGAAAACGGCCTGGTAGCCCACGAGTGCATTCTCGACCTGCGCCCGCTCAAGGACAGCAGCGGCATCAGTGTCGAGGACGTCGCCAAGCGCCTGATCGATTTTGGCTTCCATGCCCCGACCATGTCCTTTCCGGTAGCGGGCACCTTGATGGTCGAGCCGACCGAGAGTGAGTCCAAGGAGGAGCTGGACCGCTTCTGCGAGGCGATGATCTGCATTCGCGATGAAATTCGCGCGGTGGAAAACGGCAGCCTGGACAAAGACGACAACCCGTTGAAAAACGCCCCCCACTGCGCCAGCGAGTTGGTCGGCGAGTGGAACCATCGCTACAGCCGGGAGCTGGCGGTCTACCCGCAGGACACGCTGCGCGAAAGCAAGTATTGGCCACCGGTAGGTCGGGTAGACAACGTCTACGGCGATCGCAACCTGGCCTGCGCCTGCCCACCGCTTTCGACGTATCAGGACGCCTGA
- the glyA gene encoding serine hydroxymethyltransferase — MFHKSLTLSDFDPALFAAIRREAQRQEDHIELIASENYTSPQVMQAQGTELTNKYAEGYPGKRYYGGCEHVDVVEQLAIDRAKALFGAGYANVQPHSGSQANAAVYLALLKAGDTLLGMSLAHGGHLTHGAKVSSSGKLYNAVQYGIDANGLIDYDEVERLAVEHQPKMIVAGFSAYSKTLDFPRFRAIADKVGAYLFVDMAHVAGLVAAGVYPDPLPYADVVTTTTHKTLRGPRGGLILAKADPELEKKLNSAVFPGGQGGPLMHVIAAKAVCFKEALEPAFKTYQTQVIKNAQAMAAIFMQRGYDVVSGGTDNHLFLVSLIRQGITGKDADAALGRAHITVNKNAVPNDPQSPFVTSGLRLGTPAVTTRGFQEPECRALASWICDILDHLGDADVEAHVAKQVAELCALFPVYSA, encoded by the coding sequence ATGTTCCATAAAAGCCTGACACTTTCCGATTTCGACCCTGCGCTGTTCGCCGCCATTCGCCGCGAGGCACAACGCCAGGAAGACCATATCGAGCTGATCGCCTCGGAGAACTACACCAGCCCGCAGGTCATGCAGGCGCAAGGCACCGAGCTCACCAACAAGTACGCCGAGGGCTATCCCGGCAAGCGTTACTACGGCGGTTGCGAGCACGTCGATGTGGTCGAACAACTGGCTATCGATCGCGCCAAGGCGCTGTTTGGTGCCGGCTACGCCAACGTCCAGCCGCACTCAGGCTCGCAGGCCAACGCCGCGGTTTACCTGGCCCTGCTCAAGGCCGGTGACACCCTGCTGGGCATGAGCCTGGCTCATGGCGGCCACCTGACTCACGGTGCCAAGGTCAGCTCATCCGGCAAGCTCTACAACGCCGTGCAATATGGTATCGATGCCAACGGCCTGATCGATTACGACGAAGTCGAGCGTCTGGCGGTCGAGCACCAACCGAAAATGATCGTCGCCGGCTTCTCGGCCTACTCCAAGACGTTGGACTTCCCGCGGTTTCGCGCTATCGCCGACAAGGTCGGGGCCTATTTGTTCGTCGACATGGCCCATGTTGCCGGCTTGGTGGCAGCAGGCGTATACCCCGATCCGCTGCCTTACGCCGACGTCGTCACCACCACTACTCACAAGACCCTGCGCGGCCCTCGCGGTGGCCTGATTCTGGCCAAGGCAGATCCGGAGTTGGAAAAGAAGCTCAACTCGGCGGTCTTCCCAGGTGGCCAGGGCGGCCCGCTGATGCATGTCATCGCAGCCAAGGCGGTGTGCTTCAAGGAAGCGTTGGAGCCGGCTTTCAAGACCTACCAGACCCAGGTCATCAAGAACGCCCAGGCCATGGCAGCGATTTTCATGCAGCGCGGCTATGACGTGGTGTCGGGTGGCACCGACAACCATTTGTTCCTGGTCAGCCTGATTCGCCAGGGCATCACCGGCAAGGACGCCGACGCCGCCTTGGGGCGTGCCCACATCACGGTGAACAAGAACGCCGTGCCCAATGATCCGCAATCGCCGTTCGTGACTTCCGGCCTGCGGCTGGGTACCCCGGCCGTTACCACACGGGGTTTCCAGGAACCGGAGTGCCGGGCGTTGGCGTCCTGGATCTGCGACATTCTCGACCATCTAGGTGATGCCGATGTGGAAGCGCATGTCGCCAAACAAGTGGCCGAGCTGTGTGCCCTGTTCCCGGTCTACTCGGCCTGA
- a CDS encoding L-serine ammonia-lyase, translated as MSLSVFDLFKVGIGPSSSHTVGPMRAAARFVEGLKAQGMLAAVQSVRAELYGSLGATGKGHGSDKAVLLGLEGEHPDTVDTSKVAERLATIRECGTLSLLGHKRIRFIEKEHLAMIRKPLAYHPNGMILRAFDAAGLQLCSREYYSVGGGFVVDEEAAGVDRIVADRTPLRFPFLTGRELLAQCAQHGLSISALMAENETAWRSPEQTRQGLLHIWQVMQDCVEAGCRTEGIMPGGLKVKRRAAALRRQLSAVPEAGLRDSLSVLDWVNLYALAVNEENASGGRVVTAPTNGAAGIIPAVLHYYTRFVPGANDEGVVRFLLTAAAIGILYKENASISGAEVGCQGEVGVACSMAAGALCEVLGGSVQQVENAAEIGMEHNLGLTCDPIGGLVQVPCIERNAMGSVKAINAARMALRGDGQHFVSLDKVIRTMRQTGADMKSKYKETARGGLAVNIIEC; from the coding sequence ATGTCGCTAAGTGTTTTTGACCTGTTCAAGGTAGGTATTGGGCCTTCCAGCTCGCACACGGTCGGGCCGATGCGTGCGGCGGCGCGTTTTGTCGAAGGCCTCAAGGCCCAGGGGATGCTGGCCGCAGTGCAAAGCGTGCGGGCCGAGTTGTATGGCTCGCTGGGCGCGACCGGCAAGGGCCACGGCAGCGACAAGGCGGTGTTGCTGGGGTTGGAGGGTGAGCATCCCGACACGGTCGACACTTCAAAAGTGGCTGAGCGCCTGGCCACGATTCGTGAGTGCGGGACGCTGTCGCTGCTGGGGCACAAGCGCATTCGCTTTATCGAGAAAGAACACCTGGCGATGATCCGCAAGCCCTTGGCGTACCACCCCAATGGCATGATCTTGCGGGCCTTCGATGCCGCCGGCCTGCAGTTGTGCAGCCGTGAGTACTACTCGGTGGGTGGCGGATTCGTCGTGGATGAGGAAGCGGCTGGGGTCGACCGAATCGTCGCCGACCGCACGCCGCTGCGTTTCCCGTTTCTCACCGGTCGCGAACTGTTGGCACAGTGCGCTCAGCACGGGCTGTCAATCAGCGCCTTGATGGCGGAGAACGAGACCGCCTGGCGCAGCCCGGAGCAGACACGCCAGGGCTTGCTGCATATCTGGCAAGTCATGCAGGACTGCGTGGAGGCCGGTTGCCGCACCGAAGGGATCATGCCCGGGGGGCTCAAGGTCAAGCGTCGAGCGGCGGCGTTGCGGCGTCAACTCAGTGCTGTTCCCGAGGCGGGTCTCAGGGACAGCCTCTCGGTGCTGGACTGGGTCAATCTCTACGCACTGGCGGTGAACGAAGAAAATGCCAGCGGCGGGCGCGTCGTTACTGCGCCCACCAATGGCGCGGCCGGAATTATTCCGGCGGTGCTGCATTACTACACCCGCTTTGTGCCGGGGGCCAACGATGAGGGCGTGGTGCGCTTTCTGCTCACGGCGGCGGCCATTGGCATTCTCTACAAGGAAAACGCATCGATTTCCGGTGCCGAAGTCGGCTGCCAGGGTGAGGTTGGCGTGGCGTGCTCGATGGCTGCCGGGGCCTTGTGCGAAGTGCTTGGCGGCAGCGTGCAACAGGTCGAGAACGCTGCCGAAATTGGTATGGAACACAACCTCGGGCTGACCTGCGATCCGATTGGCGGGCTGGTCCAGGTGCCGTGTATCGAGCGTAACGCCATGGGCTCGGTGAAGGCCATCAACGCTGCGCGCATGGCCCTGCGTGGCGATGGCCAGCACTTCGTTTCGCTCGACAAGGTTATCCGCACCATGCGCCAGACCGGAGCCGATATGAAGAGCAAATACAAAGAGACCGCTCGCGGCGGCTTGGCAGTCAACATAATCGAATGCTAG